A stretch of the bacterium genome encodes the following:
- a CDS encoding cohesin domain-containing protein, translated as MTGSRHEIPRITNTKLHKNYFIRGCSCYYSWLLVFLLAISIFPLIAEAQGLILKSLKTTYNAGDSFSVSLSLDTKGQSVNTLSGKIQVPTSNLQILDVRYGSSIISLWVERPKIDSSGNITFVGGIPGGFSGSNGPILTFGVRAKSEGQAAINIKDIKILLNDGKGTELAGATSGILKLIISKALPKPAQEEEPKEAYIPPPDTVPPESFIPLVSSHPTIGDNKYFVSFFAVDKDSGVAKYEIVESPLILSLFTKRFDASPLTAETPYILKGQFWAYKITVRAYDQAGNFTDSFVIKPLSAKVVV; from the coding sequence TGGTTATTAGTGTTTTTGCTGGCTATTAGTATATTTCCATTGATCGCAGAAGCGCAAGGTTTAATTCTCAAAAGTCTAAAAACAACATACAACGCCGGAGACAGCTTTTCCGTGTCGCTGTCGCTGGATACGAAAGGGCAATCCGTAAACACCTTAAGCGGCAAAATCCAAGTTCCAACTTCCAACCTCCAAATTCTTGATGTAAGATACGGCAGCTCCATAATTTCTTTATGGGTGGAGCGCCCCAAAATAGATTCTTCCGGAAATATTACTTTTGTCGGCGGCATTCCCGGCGGATTTTCCGGATCCAATGGGCCGATTTTAACTTTCGGAGTGCGCGCTAAATCCGAAGGCCAGGCTGCTATAAACATAAAAGACATAAAAATATTGCTTAACGACGGCAAAGGCACGGAACTCGCAGGGGCCACCTCCGGGATTTTGAAACTTATCATAAGCAAAGCTTTGCCTAAACCGGCGCAGGAGGAAGAACCTAAAGAAGCGTATATTCCTCCGCCGGATACTGTTCCTCCGGAAAGTTTTATTCCTTTAGTAAGCAGTCATCCTACCATAGGAGATAATAAATATTTTGTTTCTTTCTTCGCGGTTGATAAGGATTCCGGCGTAGCCAAATATGAAATCGTGGAAAGCCCGCTGATTCTTTCCTTATTCACCAAACGGTTTGACGCTTCTCCGCTGACGGCCGAAACGCCGTATATTTTAAAAGGGCAATTTTGGGCTTACAAGATAACCGTGCGCGCTTACGACCAAGCCGGAAATTTTACGGATAGTTTTGTTATAAAACCGTTAAGCGCCAAAGTGGTTGT